Proteins encoded in a region of the Burkholderia ubonensis subsp. mesacidophila genome:
- a CDS encoding mannose-1-phosphate guanylyltransferase/mannose-6-phosphate isomerase, whose protein sequence is MSLIPIILCGGAGSRLWPVSREMHPKPFIRLSDGQSLLQKAFLRATGLPGVEQVLTVTNRDLYFKAEDEFREVNTGNVATSFICEPFGRNTAAAIAAAASHIAQVSGPDATMLVLAADHLISDQDAFAKAVDEAVKLAEQGKIVTFGIRPETPETGYGYIEADGNKVLRFVEKPALATAREYVESGRFLWNSGLFCFTAGAMLRELEAHCPEILRATQACIEASRISEGHGWTQVQLEPKRFGAVPDDSIDYAVMEKSTNVAVVPCTIGWSDIGSWAAISELCKPDGNGNRVEGEALLHDVGNCYLMSNDRIIGAVGVDNLIVIDTPDALLVVNRDRAQDVRHIYSELKARGHEAHKLHRTVHRPWGTYTVLEEGARFKIKRIEVKPGASLSLQMHHHRSEHWIVVSGMAKVVNGDRELFVSTNESTYIPAGHKHRLENPGVVDLVMIEVQSGEYLGEDDIVRFEDVYGRA, encoded by the coding sequence GTGAGTTTAATCCCGATCATCCTGTGTGGCGGTGCTGGTTCGCGGTTGTGGCCGGTGTCGCGAGAAATGCATCCCAAGCCCTTCATTCGCCTTTCTGACGGGCAGAGTCTCCTGCAGAAGGCTTTCCTTCGCGCGACTGGCTTGCCGGGCGTCGAGCAGGTCCTCACGGTGACGAACCGGGACCTGTACTTCAAGGCGGAAGACGAATTTCGGGAGGTCAATACAGGCAACGTTGCAACGTCGTTCATCTGTGAGCCGTTCGGCCGCAATACGGCGGCAGCAATTGCTGCGGCGGCCTCGCACATAGCACAGGTGTCCGGCCCTGACGCAACGATGCTTGTTTTGGCTGCGGACCACTTGATCTCCGATCAGGACGCATTCGCCAAGGCCGTCGACGAGGCCGTCAAGTTGGCCGAGCAGGGCAAGATCGTCACGTTTGGTATCCGTCCCGAAACGCCCGAAACCGGGTATGGCTACATCGAAGCCGACGGTAACAAGGTGTTGCGGTTTGTCGAGAAGCCGGCACTTGCAACAGCTCGAGAATACGTGGAATCCGGACGGTTCCTCTGGAACTCGGGGCTCTTCTGTTTTACGGCCGGCGCCATGTTGCGCGAACTGGAAGCGCATTGTCCGGAGATCTTGCGGGCCACTCAGGCGTGCATCGAGGCGTCCCGTATTTCGGAAGGACACGGCTGGACACAGGTTCAACTGGAACCCAAGCGCTTTGGTGCCGTACCGGATGACTCCATTGACTATGCGGTCATGGAAAAATCGACAAACGTTGCTGTCGTCCCGTGCACGATCGGGTGGAGCGACATCGGATCGTGGGCCGCCATTAGCGAGCTTTGCAAGCCGGACGGCAACGGCAATCGGGTTGAGGGCGAAGCGTTGCTGCACGATGTCGGAAATTGCTACCTGATGAGCAACGACAGAATTATCGGCGCGGTTGGCGTTGATAATCTGATCGTGATCGATACGCCGGACGCGCTGCTTGTCGTCAACCGCGATCGGGCGCAGGACGTACGGCACATCTATTCGGAATTGAAGGCGCGCGGTCACGAGGCGCATAAATTGCATCGTACTGTTCATCGTCCGTGGGGGACGTATACGGTGCTGGAAGAAGGTGCCCGTTTCAAAATCAAGCGCATCGAGGTCAAGCCTGGCGCAAGCCTGAGCCTGCAGATGCATCACCATCGCAGCGAGCACTGGATTGTCGTGAGCGGAATGGCGAAAGTCGTGAATGGTGATCGGGAACTGTTCGTTTCGACGAACGAATCGACGTACATTCCGGCTGGACACAAGCATCGTCTCGAAAATCCTGGCGTCGTCGATCTCGTGATGATCGAGGTGCAGAGCGGGGAGTATCTCGGCGAGGACGATATCGTCAGATTCGAGGATGTCTATGGGCGTGCTTAA
- a CDS encoding ABC transporter permease — MGVLNSAEAAAIDRGGSDLGSHSGRDDILVGVKSARVWGTLGWHDIRQRYRRSVIGPFWFTLSTAIMVVVLGALYSTLLHQEIKDYLPYLAVGLVLWQYLATVANEGCNAFIGSAFMIKQIRIPLTIHACRIVWRNFVIMLHSFPVVVVLLIAFGHWPTWEFLLVPLGLFLLLLHGVWISVTLGILCARFRDIPPIVTNLIQVVFFFTPVMWSPEILKERAWVAEYNPLYHLMEIVRAPITGRPIHWESWVWSVAMLVAGLAFSQFLMRRTRNRVPYWL; from the coding sequence ATGGGCGTGCTTAACAGCGCTGAAGCTGCGGCAATCGACCGCGGAGGCAGCGACCTTGGCTCTCACAGCGGACGCGACGACATTCTCGTTGGCGTGAAGTCGGCGCGCGTGTGGGGAACCTTGGGGTGGCATGACATTCGCCAGCGATATCGCCGGTCGGTGATAGGGCCGTTCTGGTTTACGCTCAGCACGGCGATCATGGTCGTCGTGCTTGGCGCACTGTACTCGACCCTCCTGCACCAGGAGATCAAGGACTACCTGCCGTATCTGGCGGTAGGGCTGGTTCTCTGGCAGTACTTGGCGACCGTCGCGAATGAGGGGTGTAACGCTTTCATTGGTTCCGCCTTCATGATCAAGCAGATACGGATTCCGCTTACGATTCATGCATGTCGTATCGTATGGCGCAACTTCGTGATCATGCTTCACAGTTTCCCGGTCGTCGTGGTGTTGCTGATCGCATTCGGACACTGGCCCACATGGGAATTTCTGTTGGTGCCGCTTGGATTGTTTCTGCTGCTGCTGCACGGAGTATGGATCAGTGTAACGCTCGGGATATTGTGTGCCCGTTTTCGCGATATTCCGCCGATCGTTACCAATTTGATTCAAGTGGTGTTTTTTTTCACGCCGGTGATGTGGTCTCCTGAAATTCTGAAGGAGCGCGCCTGGGTGGCTGAATACAATCCGCTCTATCACTTGATGGAAATTGTGCGTGCGCCGATTACCGGTCGACCGATACATTGGGAATCCTGGGTGTGGTCGGTGGCAATGCTTGTCGCAGGGCTTGCATTTTCGCAATTCCTGATGCGACGCACCCGTAATCGGGTTCCATACTGGCTTTGA
- a CDS encoding ABC transporter ATP-binding protein: protein MSSSIVAEGIFVEFPIYENSHRSLKKAVLNLTTGGRIGQDAGKHTIVRALDDLSFEFTDGARVGLVGHNGSGKTTLLRTLSGVYEPVRGKLKVHGRVASLLDVSMGLDPDATGFENIYLRGILDGLSPSRIRSKIDEIADFSDLGEYLNLPVRTYSSGMMLRLAFAISTSVEADILIMDEWLSVGDAEFSAKAARRLETLVGNASIVVIATHDPTLVARVCTRKISLEHGKIVADEPITPAVQAPPTASSLS from the coding sequence GTGAGTTCATCTATTGTTGCAGAGGGAATATTTGTCGAATTCCCTATTTACGAAAATTCCCATCGCTCACTGAAGAAAGCGGTACTGAATCTGACGACCGGTGGTCGCATCGGTCAGGATGCGGGAAAACATACGATCGTTCGCGCACTCGATGACCTGAGTTTCGAGTTCACCGACGGTGCGCGTGTTGGCCTTGTCGGGCATAACGGCTCCGGAAAGACTACGCTGTTACGTACGCTGTCCGGGGTCTACGAGCCGGTCCGAGGCAAGCTGAAGGTGCACGGTAGGGTTGCCTCGCTGCTGGACGTGTCCATGGGGCTCGATCCGGATGCCACCGGGTTCGAAAATATCTACCTGCGTGGCATTCTTGACGGCCTGTCGCCAAGCAGAATTCGCAGCAAGATCGACGAAATTGCTGATTTCAGCGACCTCGGAGAGTACTTGAACCTGCCGGTCCGGACTTATTCGAGCGGGATGATGCTGCGCCTGGCGTTCGCGATCTCGACGAGTGTCGAGGCCGACATTCTGATCATGGACGAGTGGCTCAGCGTCGGCGACGCCGAGTTCAGCGCCAAGGCTGCGCGACGTCTTGAAACCTTGGTGGGGAATGCATCCATTGTCGTGATCGCGACCCATGATCCGACGTTGGTCGCGCGCGTGTGCACCCGAAAAATCAGCCTCGAGCACGGGAAGATCGTGGCGGACGAGCCGATCACACCCGCGGTACAAGCACCGCCCACCGCGTCGTCGCTTTCCTGA
- the rfbD gene encoding dTDP-4-dehydrorhamnose reductase, with protein MRILLIGKRGQLGWELQRSLLPLGEVFAVDRQTLDLSSPLTIGPAIAAIRPDVIVNAAAYTAVDDAETHHELAATVNAAAVGELAIAARTLNALLLHYSTDYVFDGLAEVPYREDVRPDPQTAYGRSKLAGEQAIADAGADWLVFRTSWVYGTSGRNFLRAIAKAACEQEILRVVADQHGTPTAVRVLGDLSVQALRTVIQLRSSGDLSKLGLYHLTLRGETTWHGFAQAIVSGMRARGVHDLRATRVDEITSSDLTRAARRPAYSVLDCSRFDAAFELARPSWDQALGLVLDDMFRGSAAN; from the coding sequence ATGAGGATCCTGCTGATCGGAAAGCGTGGGCAACTGGGCTGGGAACTGCAACGATCGCTGCTGCCGTTGGGTGAGGTGTTCGCAGTTGATCGGCAGACTCTTGATTTGAGTTCCCCATTGACGATCGGGCCGGCGATCGCGGCGATTCGTCCCGACGTGATCGTCAACGCGGCGGCATACACCGCGGTCGACGACGCGGAAACGCATCACGAGTTGGCGGCAACGGTCAATGCAGCCGCGGTGGGTGAACTGGCTATTGCGGCAAGGACGCTGAACGCATTGTTGCTGCACTATTCCACGGACTATGTCTTTGATGGTCTGGCGGAAGTGCCCTATCGAGAGGACGTTCGGCCGGACCCGCAAACGGCCTATGGGCGAAGCAAGCTTGCAGGCGAGCAGGCCATCGCCGATGCCGGCGCTGACTGGCTCGTGTTCAGGACCTCGTGGGTTTACGGCACCAGTGGGCGCAATTTTCTGCGAGCGATCGCGAAAGCGGCGTGCGAGCAAGAAATATTGCGTGTCGTTGCCGACCAGCATGGCACGCCTACAGCGGTACGCGTTCTTGGCGACCTGAGTGTACAGGCGCTGCGAACTGTCATTCAGTTGCGCAGTAGCGGCGACCTGTCAAAGCTCGGGCTGTACCATCTGACATTGCGAGGCGAAACGACCTGGCACGGATTCGCACAGGCGATCGTCAGTGGAATGAGGGCGCGGGGTGTTCACGACTTGCGCGCAACCCGCGTTGACGAGATCACTTCGTCAGACCTGACGAGAGCGGCGCGGCGACCAGCGTATTCGGTTCTCGACTGTAGCCGGTTCGATGCTGCGTTCGAACTCGCTCGACCCTCCTGGGATCAGGCGCTTGGGCTCGTGCTGGATGACATGTTTCGCGGTAGCGCGGCGAACTGA
- a CDS encoding polysaccharide deacetylase family protein gives MIGVIYSASSAVAGRLVLASLHRSVGLGQARALGLSVLSTCSASVLVAVDVPDEFANALISWLGTPGRKLLVFGRMPHALATRLNCRQIEHVEGFADAARSAPAASRCTSQSSATVRYTTLVASLGGREWVRPFERFDFTDEWNNLGFGAIRSDDSIWSVGAPLDVPESARLASVYIEQDCRFAYAALWDDEATSVLWVNRPVGPCDSFEWRVVENFLSGYRAGELHCQPVLSEVPWGYDAVITSRLDCDEDVESARPLWDAYRRLGVPFSLAVHTANLGNTTHHVILKELAADPSAAILSHTATHAPNWGGSYAAALAEGRESAHLLESVIARPVRYAVSPFHQTPHYALEGLADAGYAGCIGGIIRNDPEFLLARGGILAGMPEGFVGHSQQCMLHGDCMLAEGDPFAVFKAAFDLAYETKTLFGYLDHPFSERYQYGWRTEDERISAHVEFVRYMRARAKRPLFINEEVAMDFLLAKSMHDLTEDGDTYVVTSMRGATAPLPLAVEYRGELLEVTDSGRLR, from the coding sequence ATGATCGGCGTTATCTATTCAGCTAGCTCGGCGGTTGCGGGGCGATTGGTGTTGGCGTCGCTGCATCGTTCCGTCGGGTTGGGGCAAGCGCGCGCACTTGGTCTTAGCGTGCTGAGCACCTGCTCTGCATCGGTGCTGGTTGCTGTCGACGTGCCAGATGAGTTTGCCAACGCTTTGATCAGTTGGCTTGGGACGCCTGGACGCAAATTGCTTGTGTTTGGGCGAATGCCGCATGCGCTCGCAACTCGTCTGAATTGTCGACAGATTGAGCATGTGGAAGGTTTCGCCGACGCAGCACGCAGTGCGCCGGCGGCAAGCCGCTGCACCAGCCAGAGTAGCGCAACGGTGCGTTATACGACGCTCGTCGCTTCCCTCGGCGGGCGGGAGTGGGTGCGGCCATTCGAGCGTTTCGATTTCACTGATGAGTGGAACAACCTGGGTTTTGGCGCGATTCGATCGGATGATTCAATCTGGTCGGTCGGCGCTCCGCTGGATGTCCCGGAGTCCGCTCGGCTCGCGTCCGTGTATATCGAGCAAGACTGCCGGTTTGCGTATGCAGCCTTGTGGGACGACGAAGCGACGAGCGTGCTGTGGGTCAATCGGCCGGTCGGCCCTTGTGATTCGTTCGAATGGCGCGTCGTCGAGAACTTCCTGTCGGGTTACAGGGCAGGTGAATTGCACTGTCAACCCGTGTTGAGCGAAGTCCCATGGGGCTATGACGCCGTGATTACCTCGCGACTTGATTGCGACGAGGACGTCGAATCCGCCCGCCCGCTTTGGGACGCGTATCGCCGACTTGGGGTGCCGTTTTCGCTGGCGGTGCATACCGCCAACCTCGGGAATACGACGCATCACGTGATCCTGAAGGAGTTGGCCGCCGATCCGAGCGCGGCGATACTTTCCCACACAGCGACGCACGCGCCAAACTGGGGGGGGAGCTACGCGGCCGCGCTTGCGGAAGGTCGTGAATCCGCGCACCTGCTTGAGTCGGTCATTGCTCGACCGGTGCGATACGCGGTATCTCCGTTTCACCAAACGCCGCACTATGCGCTCGAGGGGTTGGCCGATGCGGGTTATGCCGGATGTATCGGCGGAATCATCCGAAACGATCCGGAGTTCCTGTTGGCCCGCGGCGGCATCCTGGCTGGGATGCCGGAGGGGTTCGTAGGACATAGCCAGCAATGTATGCTTCACGGCGATTGCATGCTGGCGGAGGGCGATCCGTTCGCCGTGTTCAAGGCTGCATTCGACCTCGCCTATGAGACGAAGACGCTGTTCGGCTATCTTGATCATCCGTTTTCCGAACGATATCAGTACGGCTGGCGGACCGAGGACGAACGTATCTCGGCGCACGTGGAATTCGTTCGCTACATGCGCGCTCGCGCCAAACGTCCGCTCTTCATCAACGAAGAAGTCGCAATGGATTTCCTGCTTGCAAAGTCGATGCATGACCTGACCGAGGACGGCGACACTTATGTCGTGACGTCGATGCGTGGCGCCACAGCGCCGCTTCCGCTTGCGGTCGAATATCGTGGCGAGCTTCTTGAGGTCACCGATAGCGGGCGGCTGCGATGA
- the rfbC gene encoding dTDP-4-dehydrorhamnose 3,5-epimerase, with protein MAIQVTATALPEVKIIEPKVFGDARGYFYESFNAREFAEQVAPGVEFVQDNHSRSERGVLRGLHYQIRHAQGKLVRVIQGEVFDVAVDIRKRSPTFGKWVGLHLSADNHRQLWVPAGFAHGFLTLTASCEFLYKTTDFWYPEYERCLQWNDPDVGITWPLDTPPVLAVKDAAGVRLVDAEVYA; from the coding sequence ATGGCAATCCAAGTAACCGCGACGGCGCTGCCGGAAGTCAAGATCATCGAGCCGAAGGTATTCGGCGACGCGCGTGGGTATTTCTACGAAAGCTTCAACGCGCGCGAGTTCGCGGAGCAAGTCGCTCCGGGCGTCGAGTTCGTGCAGGACAATCACTCGAGATCGGAGAGGGGGGTGCTTCGCGGTCTTCACTATCAAATCCGGCATGCGCAGGGAAAGCTGGTTCGCGTCATCCAGGGTGAAGTGTTTGACGTCGCGGTCGATATTCGCAAGCGTTCACCGACCTTCGGCAAATGGGTAGGGTTGCACCTGTCCGCGGACAACCACAGGCAGCTTTGGGTGCCGGCAGGCTTCGCACATGGATTTCTGACACTTACGGCCTCTTGCGAGTTTCTGTACAAGACGACGGACTTTTGGTATCCGGAATACGAGCGCTGTCTGCAATGGAATGACCCCGATGTAGGCATCACATGGCCTCTCGACACGCCACCTGTTCTTGCCGTCAAGGATGCGGCGGGTGTGCGGTTGGTTGACGCGGAGGTGTATGCATGA
- a CDS encoding phenylacetate--CoA ligase family protein gives MRSDHPLIRYGGSLFRHQPFRFLKGAAGAYIAYPIAESREKRNVRPKVTELHRHYALPVEQRRRIALDRLVQILQFAGEHVPYYRDLFRERNFDPLKAGLDPRYLESLPYLTKDIIREQGARLLSKPLEAVRHHACKTGGSTGLSCTIYYDQEAADYSSAVTFYARQRIGKRGYRPELHFACRFPGEAAPNWPSREDFKCFAMNRSNIFFDSIDDKGLEEIWQTLKARRPFLAHGHPSTMYALACYVERKYGSGKAFEVFESSGELLEPQARLIIERALRCRVINRYGLAELGVMAYELDGHDAGFQILESEGWPESRQLDAEADGASELVFTGFRNHLMPLIRYATGDLARVEERNGAMYLADVVGRIHDVVPINGVAHATHHIQDMLDHRVGGIQEFQIDLRTVPPTLRIVLEPWAAEEDTTRKLRGYWGDAFAIEYVGHDALVRVGSRAKFRHVVTA, from the coding sequence ATGCGTTCAGACCATCCTTTGATTCGCTATGGCGGGTCGTTGTTCAGGCACCAGCCCTTTCGCTTTCTGAAAGGTGCCGCGGGAGCGTATATCGCATACCCGATCGCGGAGAGTCGCGAAAAGCGCAACGTCCGTCCCAAGGTCACGGAATTGCACCGGCACTATGCACTGCCGGTCGAGCAACGCAGGCGGATTGCGCTCGATCGTTTGGTGCAGATCCTGCAGTTCGCCGGCGAGCATGTGCCTTACTACCGAGATCTTTTCCGCGAAAGGAATTTCGATCCGCTGAAAGCCGGCCTGGATCCGCGCTATCTCGAGTCTTTACCGTATCTGACCAAAGACATCATACGAGAACAGGGGGCGCGTCTGCTTTCAAAGCCACTGGAAGCGGTGCGGCATCATGCGTGCAAGACGGGGGGGTCCACCGGCCTCTCGTGCACGATTTACTACGACCAGGAGGCTGCTGATTATTCGTCGGCCGTGACGTTCTACGCGCGTCAACGGATCGGCAAGCGCGGCTACCGGCCAGAGTTGCATTTTGCCTGTCGCTTCCCTGGCGAGGCCGCTCCGAATTGGCCATCCCGCGAAGACTTTAAATGCTTCGCGATGAATCGAAGCAACATCTTCTTTGACAGCATCGACGACAAAGGTCTCGAGGAGATTTGGCAAACGCTCAAGGCGCGGCGGCCATTTCTCGCGCACGGGCATCCATCGACCATGTATGCGCTCGCATGTTACGTCGAAAGGAAATACGGGAGCGGCAAGGCATTCGAAGTTTTCGAGTCGAGCGGCGAATTGCTTGAGCCCCAGGCGCGCTTGATCATCGAGCGTGCGCTGCGGTGCCGCGTGATCAACCGCTACGGTCTCGCCGAACTCGGAGTGATGGCGTACGAACTCGACGGCCACGACGCAGGATTTCAGATTCTCGAATCGGAAGGGTGGCCCGAGAGTCGCCAACTCGATGCGGAAGCAGACGGCGCCAGCGAGCTGGTATTCACGGGATTCCGCAATCACCTCATGCCGTTGATTCGCTATGCAACGGGTGATCTCGCTCGTGTCGAAGAGCGCAATGGCGCAATGTATCTGGCCGACGTGGTTGGCCGGATTCACGACGTCGTACCGATCAACGGCGTTGCTCATGCAACGCATCACATTCAGGACATGCTCGATCACCGGGTCGGTGGCATTCAGGAGTTTCAGATCGATCTACGTACCGTACCGCCTACGCTGCGCATCGTGCTTGAGCCGTGGGCGGCCGAAGAGGACACGACACGCAAGCTGCGCGGCTATTGGGGTGACGCATTCGCAATCGAGTATGTCGGTCATGATGCGCTGGTGCGGGTAGGGAGCCGTGCCAAATTCCGCCATGTGGTGACTGCATGA
- the wecB gene encoding non-hydrolyzing UDP-N-acetylglucosamine 2-epimerase, with translation MKVMVIMGTRPEVIKLAPVVAALRGNVDVVVCTSGQHREMLAQALAYFGIEPDVGVDTMSPGQSLNVLSARILTEMDGVLAREKPDWVLVQGDTTTALCAGLAAFHRGIAVGHVEAGLRTGDLSSPFPEEANRSLLGRIATRHFAPTESARRNLLREGIDDASVVVTGNTVVDAIALAKHEWLDAPASLHLPESCDVTRPFVLVTCHRRENFGDTLLGICQVLRRLCERYTQYQWIFPVHLNPSIREPVMRELAGVRNLALIEPVDYPSSLYLISRSALVISDSGGIQEEAPSFGVPVVVMRNHTERGEGVEAGFATLAGQAADRIEAAASSWLDDAARRGTLRNRPNPYGDGRASQRIVASLLGQPQEVSGG, from the coding sequence ATGAAAGTCATGGTCATAATGGGCACGCGGCCCGAAGTGATCAAGCTGGCGCCCGTCGTCGCGGCATTGCGTGGCAACGTCGATGTAGTCGTCTGCACGAGCGGCCAGCACCGGGAGATGCTGGCCCAGGCGCTTGCCTATTTCGGCATCGAACCGGACGTCGGCGTTGATACGATGAGCCCTGGGCAGTCGTTGAACGTCCTGTCGGCACGCATCCTGACCGAGATGGATGGCGTTCTCGCGCGAGAGAAGCCGGACTGGGTGCTTGTACAAGGGGATACGACGACTGCGCTGTGTGCCGGCCTCGCTGCATTTCATCGCGGTATCGCGGTCGGTCACGTCGAAGCGGGGCTTCGAACCGGCGATCTTTCCAGCCCATTTCCCGAAGAGGCCAACCGCAGCTTGCTGGGGCGGATCGCGACCCGCCACTTTGCCCCGACCGAATCCGCCCGCCGGAACCTGCTGCGCGAGGGGATCGACGACGCGTCCGTCGTTGTGACCGGTAATACGGTCGTGGATGCGATTGCACTGGCGAAACATGAATGGCTCGATGCGCCCGCATCCCTCCATTTGCCTGAGTCGTGCGATGTGACGCGACCATTCGTTCTGGTGACTTGTCACCGTCGTGAGAACTTCGGCGATACCCTGTTGGGCATCTGCCAGGTTCTGCGGCGCTTGTGCGAACGTTACACGCAGTACCAATGGATTTTCCCGGTTCATCTTAATCCTTCGATTCGGGAGCCCGTCATGCGCGAGCTGGCGGGGGTGCGGAATCTCGCATTGATTGAGCCCGTCGACTATCCGTCCAGCCTTTATCTGATCAGCCGCAGCGCGCTTGTCATCAGCGATTCCGGTGGTATCCAGGAAGAGGCGCCGAGCTTTGGTGTTCCGGTGGTCGTGATGCGCAATCACACCGAGCGAGGGGAGGGCGTCGAAGCAGGATTCGCCACGTTGGCCGGACAGGCTGCCGATCGGATCGAGGCGGCAGCGTCGTCGTGGCTCGATGACGCGGCACGACGCGGGACGCTGCGCAATCGCCCGAACCCGTATGGAGACGGCCGGGCGTCGCAGCGTATCGTCGCGAGCCTGCTTGGCCAGCCACAGGAGGTGTCTGGTGGCTGA